In Natronococcus occultus SP4, the following proteins share a genomic window:
- a CDS encoding DUF7384 family protein, translating to MSERRDEPDPSRVVADPAVLAADLLVGGDASEALDHVRRHSWVELVASDELLAATEDVVAALADEDLAAAHRERLEADRVAVDQPEDDHPALASAYQGEAAHLLSYDDRLNSAKAGLSLQPRVSVSVRPPDAFATLFDPESLYEATVGGEYPGPDRDPRA from the coding sequence ATGAGCGAGCGCCGCGACGAACCCGATCCGAGCCGCGTCGTCGCCGATCCGGCCGTCCTCGCGGCCGACCTGCTGGTCGGGGGCGACGCCAGCGAGGCGCTCGATCACGTCCGCCGCCACTCCTGGGTCGAGCTCGTCGCGAGCGACGAGCTGCTCGCGGCGACCGAGGACGTCGTCGCGGCGCTCGCGGACGAAGACCTCGCCGCGGCCCACCGGGAGCGACTCGAGGCCGACCGCGTCGCGGTCGACCAGCCCGAGGACGACCACCCCGCGCTGGCCTCCGCGTACCAGGGGGAGGCCGCACACCTCCTCTCGTACGACGATCGGCTGAACTCCGCGAAGGCGGGGCTCTCGCTCCAGCCGCGGGTCTCGGTCAGCGTCCGTCCGCCGGACGCGTTCGCGACCCTGTTCGACCCCGAGAGCCTCTACGAGGCGACCGTCGGCGGCGAGTACCCGGGACCGGACCGGGACCCGCGAGCATAG
- a CDS encoding PQQ-binding-like beta-propeller repeat protein, with protein MAGFEGENTGSNPEAELLEAPPSSTPVTRDGSGIETSLGGGVAVADGRCYFGTATGDVVCETPGGRRWAYEADTAAGVRSIPSLARDVVYRRSRASAPRLDLGVKPVETVTKPQDLIRDNDQNTTLKIGR; from the coding sequence TTGGCCGGGTTCGAGGGTGAGAACACGGGATCCAATCCCGAGGCTGAACTACTCGAGGCGCCCCCATCGTCGACTCCCGTCACCCGCGACGGCTCCGGAATCGAGACCTCGCTTGGCGGCGGGGTCGCGGTCGCCGACGGGCGGTGTTACTTCGGCACCGCCACCGGCGATGTCGTCTGCGAGACACCCGGCGGGCGCCGCTGGGCGTACGAGGCCGATACCGCCGCGGGGGTCCGCTCGATCCCGTCGCTCGCGAGGGACGTGGTCTACAGGCGGAGCAGGGCGAGTGCCCCGAGGCTTGACCTCGGGGTAAAGCCCGTCGAAACAGTTACCAAACCACAGGATCTTATAAGGGATAACGACCAGAACACAACCCTCAAAATAGGGCGTTGA
- a CDS encoding EMAP domain-containing protein, which translates to MVEPPFDVEIRVGDILAAEAFPEANKPKMTKLWIDLGDEDGEIQSAAQLDHHYDPDELEGRRVLCATNLGSVRIAGFKSEALTVGVPDEEGYPVLVEPDREKAVPLGGLLF; encoded by the coding sequence ATGGTCGAACCTCCGTTCGACGTCGAGATTCGGGTCGGTGACATCCTCGCGGCCGAAGCGTTCCCGGAGGCGAACAAGCCGAAGATGACCAAGCTGTGGATCGACCTCGGCGACGAGGACGGCGAGATCCAGTCGGCTGCGCAGCTGGATCACCACTACGATCCCGACGAGCTCGAGGGACGACGGGTACTGTGTGCGACGAACCTGGGATCGGTCCGGATCGCCGGCTTCAAATCAGAGGCCCTGACCGTCGGCGTTCCCGACGAGGAGGGGTATCCCGTCCTCGTCGAACCCGACCGGGAGAAGGCGGTCCCGCTGGGCGGACTGCTGTTCTGA
- a CDS encoding GNAT family N-acetyltransferase: MELRRLEDRSADARAIVRINATAMRAAYADLLPEDVLAEFDAEPTEEQLRAFADRLREDREGIFLADVDEAVRGYGYVRWGEGTKAFVGEDEAGLKELYVGPDYWGEGIGTALLERGIEALPEHVERLRLETLAENEIGRRFYEARGFERDGSSTFEIGGETHPTAIYVREL, translated from the coding sequence ATGGAACTGCGTCGCCTCGAGGACCGGTCTGCCGACGCGCGAGCGATCGTCCGGATCAACGCCACGGCGATGCGCGCGGCCTACGCGGACCTGCTTCCCGAGGACGTCCTCGCCGAGTTCGACGCGGAGCCCACGGAAGAGCAGCTGCGGGCGTTCGCCGACCGGCTGCGCGAGGACCGGGAGGGGATCTTTCTGGCGGACGTGGACGAGGCCGTCCGGGGCTACGGCTACGTCCGCTGGGGGGAGGGAACGAAGGCCTTCGTCGGCGAGGACGAGGCCGGGCTCAAGGAGCTGTACGTCGGACCCGACTACTGGGGCGAGGGGATTGGCACGGCGCTGCTCGAGCGAGGGATCGAGGCCCTGCCCGAGCACGTCGAGCGGCTGCGCCTCGAGACGCTGGCGGAAAACGAGATCGGCCGGCGGTTCTACGAGGCGCGGGGCTTCGAGCGGGACGGTAGCTCGACGTTCGAGATCGGGGGCGAGACGCACCCAACGGCGATCTACGTCCGCGAACTGTGA
- a CDS encoding outer membrane protein assembly factor BamB family protein, which yields MLEPLDPEVLHVSSDNGTYALDREDGEELWTTDAFVRWGSSVLTDEYLYALDGSVVALEPDTGATAWEADPPHPRALAIADGTVYTTSTSDDGGAAAVVDGEVVWTREDVTDCFEPPVVTDDLVLASSKEGRLAALDREDGTTVWSHDRETTGTTQPTVAHGQVYLPRDTRSRTVCLDLESGEPLWTLETDFYSDQPVAVADGVYRRSRPSASGLDPEGVHAVAFGGPFGSGDLHALSSADGSD from the coding sequence ATCCTCGAACCACTTGACCCCGAGGTACTTCACGTCTCTTCGGACAACGGGACGTACGCGCTCGACCGCGAGGACGGCGAGGAACTGTGGACGACCGACGCGTTCGTCCGCTGGGGGTCGTCGGTCCTGACCGACGAGTACCTCTACGCGCTCGATGGCAGCGTCGTCGCGCTCGAGCCCGACACCGGCGCGACGGCGTGGGAGGCCGATCCGCCACACCCGCGAGCGCTGGCGATCGCCGACGGAACGGTGTATACGACGAGCACGAGCGACGACGGCGGGGCGGCAGCCGTCGTCGACGGCGAGGTCGTCTGGACCCGCGAGGACGTCACCGACTGCTTCGAACCGCCCGTCGTCACCGACGACCTCGTCCTGGCCAGTTCGAAGGAGGGCCGACTCGCGGCGCTCGACCGCGAGGACGGGACGACCGTCTGGAGCCACGATCGTGAGACGACGGGAACCACGCAGCCGACCGTCGCGCACGGGCAGGTCTATCTGCCGCGGGACACCCGATCGCGAACGGTCTGTCTCGACCTCGAGTCGGGCGAGCCGCTGTGGACCCTCGAGACGGACTTCTACAGCGACCAGCCCGTCGCCGTCGCCGACGGGGTCTACAGGCGGAGCAGGCCGAGTGCCTCGGGGCTTGACCCCGAGGGGGTTCACGCGGTCGCGTTCGGCGGTCCATTCGGCAGCGGCGACCTCCACGCGCTGTCTTCCGCCGACGGGAGCGACTGA
- a CDS encoding putative sulfate/molybdate transporter — MAYSIGSGADWELDFSASELTGALGDSVTVLPLLVALAATTSVSLPHVLVGFGVFQIVWGVYYGMPLSVEPMKALIGLAIVGSLSYPELAAAGLLAGVVLLVVGRLGLVGHLQRVVGEPVIRGIQFAVALLLLESAVGLSLESLPVAAAGLAVVGVLAVVGYRQSSVLVVLALGAVAAVATAGVPTPRFPELALFPAGEPAFTTAALEGTVAQLGMTIGNAAIATALLCGDLYDRDVRADDLSQSMGVTCLAAVPIGGVPMCHGSGGLAGKYAFGARTGGANVLLGIGYLALALVAAGAVLAAFPLALLGVLLVVVALELGRAAFAPVEDGRALALVVGVGIVGLAVNVGIAFVLGTVVFWLLAREE, encoded by the coding sequence ATGGCGTACTCGATCGGATCCGGTGCCGACTGGGAGCTCGACTTCTCCGCGTCGGAACTGACGGGTGCGCTAGGAGATTCGGTTACGGTGTTGCCGCTGCTCGTCGCGCTGGCCGCGACGACCAGCGTTTCGCTTCCCCACGTCCTCGTCGGCTTCGGCGTCTTCCAGATCGTCTGGGGGGTGTACTACGGGATGCCGCTCTCGGTCGAGCCGATGAAGGCCCTGATCGGGCTGGCGATCGTCGGCTCCCTCTCGTATCCCGAACTCGCCGCAGCCGGGCTGCTCGCGGGGGTCGTGTTGCTCGTCGTCGGTCGGCTCGGGCTCGTCGGCCACCTCCAGCGGGTCGTTGGCGAACCCGTTATTCGAGGGATCCAGTTCGCCGTCGCCCTGCTGTTGCTCGAGTCGGCCGTCGGCCTCTCGCTCGAGAGCCTCCCCGTTGCCGCGGCCGGGCTCGCCGTCGTCGGCGTCCTCGCCGTCGTCGGCTACCGCCAGTCCAGCGTCCTCGTCGTCCTGGCGCTTGGCGCCGTCGCGGCCGTCGCGACCGCTGGCGTCCCGACCCCGCGCTTCCCGGAGCTCGCGCTCTTTCCCGCCGGTGAGCCCGCGTTCACGACCGCGGCCCTCGAGGGTACCGTCGCCCAGCTGGGGATGACGATCGGCAACGCGGCGATCGCGACCGCCCTGCTCTGTGGCGACCTCTACGATCGGGACGTCCGTGCCGACGACCTCTCCCAGAGCATGGGCGTCACCTGCCTCGCCGCGGTCCCGATCGGCGGCGTCCCGATGTGTCACGGCAGCGGCGGCCTCGCGGGCAAGTACGCCTTCGGCGCCCGAACCGGCGGGGCGAACGTCCTGCTCGGGATCGGCTACCTCGCGCTCGCGCTGGTCGCCGCCGGCGCCGTCCTCGCCGCGTTCCCGCTGGCGCTGCTCGGAGTCCTGCTGGTCGTCGTCGCCCTCGAGCTCGGCCGTGCGGCGTTCGCTCCCGTCGAGGACGGACGGGCGCTCGCGCTGGTCGTCGGCGTCGGGATCGTCGGCCTGGCGGTCAACGTCGGCATCGCGTTCGTCCTCGGGACCGTCGTCTTCTGGCTGCTCGCCCGCGAGGAGTGA
- a CDS encoding HypE family hydrogenase expression/formation protein, producing the protein MSELGKIDRQFFEERIAPNLGAEREDVALGPSHGVDFGVLDVGGRALVTATDPVSIPPALGLERAARFALDLILADVAVSGIAPSHLSICFTLPETMDNEAFATVWETIHEECADLGVAVVTGHTARYADPSHPWVGAATAMGVGDHDEIVRPDGARPGDHLLLTTGPAVESVGLLSTLFPDQLELPEDVIADAQQRLEDVYCVRDALTAAAAGPVTAMHDVTEGGLAGAANEMAAGAGVGFEIDRDAVPLRPGVAEVCAHLGIDPWAATSCGSLLLTVAPDGVDAVREALTERGTVVAEIGRVVEGAEAGTVRVDGDVLEHPRVDPSWEAHARLAEDATR; encoded by the coding sequence GTGAGCGAGCTCGGCAAGATCGATCGGCAGTTCTTCGAGGAACGGATCGCCCCCAACCTCGGCGCCGAGCGCGAGGACGTCGCGCTCGGTCCCAGCCACGGCGTCGACTTCGGCGTCCTCGACGTCGGCGGGCGGGCGCTGGTGACCGCGACCGACCCCGTCTCGATCCCCCCGGCGCTGGGTCTCGAGCGCGCCGCCCGGTTCGCGCTCGATCTGATCCTGGCGGACGTCGCCGTCAGCGGCATCGCGCCCTCCCACCTCTCGATCTGTTTTACGCTTCCCGAGACGATGGACAACGAGGCGTTCGCGACCGTCTGGGAGACGATCCACGAGGAGTGTGCGGACTTAGGCGTCGCGGTCGTGACGGGCCACACCGCCCGCTACGCCGACCCCTCCCACCCGTGGGTCGGCGCGGCGACGGCGATGGGCGTCGGCGACCACGACGAGATCGTCCGCCCCGACGGCGCGCGACCGGGCGATCACCTCCTACTGACGACCGGTCCGGCCGTCGAATCCGTCGGACTGTTGAGCACCCTCTTCCCCGACCAGCTCGAGCTTCCCGAGGACGTGATCGCCGACGCCCAGCAGCGGCTCGAGGACGTCTACTGTGTTCGGGACGCGCTGACGGCGGCCGCGGCGGGCCCGGTGACGGCGATGCACGACGTCACCGAGGGCGGACTCGCGGGGGCCGCAAACGAGATGGCCGCGGGAGCGGGCGTCGGCTTCGAAATCGATCGCGACGCCGTCCCGCTGCGTCCTGGGGTCGCCGAGGTCTGTGCCCACCTCGGGATCGATCCCTGGGCGGCGACCAGCTGCGGCTCGCTGCTGCTTACCGTTGCCCCCGACGGCGTCGACGCGGTTCGGGAGGCCCTCACAGAGCGAGGTACCGTCGTCGCCGAGATCGGTCGCGTCGTCGAGGGAGCCGAGGCCGGTACCGTTCGGGTCGACGGCGACGTCCTCGAGCACCCGCGGGTCGATCCCTCCTGGGAGGCCCACGCGCGGCTGGCCGAGGACGCCACCCGCTGA
- a CDS encoding dihydrodipicolinate synthase family protein, with protein sequence MHGTGVPLVTPFSDGAIDHERLRSLVEWLERSGVDFLVPCGSTGEGPSLTTAERATVVETVVDATELPVLAGTGREALEPTVETTALAAEAGADAALVVTPSYYGADNADLAAYYRALADRSPLPIYLYSVPKFTGRALAPEFVAELASHEDVAGIKDSSGSLGSVQRLVDHTDDDFDVLVGSGSVYAAGITAGADGGVLAVANVVPERASAVFGLASAGRTDTARERNAAFVELNHAVTARFGVPGVKAALAMRDQSVGRPRRPLRPLEREDEAVLESILERTLGE encoded by the coding sequence ATGCACGGAACCGGCGTTCCCCTCGTGACGCCCTTCTCGGACGGCGCGATCGATCACGAACGGCTCCGCTCGCTCGTCGAGTGGCTCGAGCGCTCGGGCGTCGATTTCCTCGTTCCCTGCGGCTCTACGGGCGAGGGGCCGTCGCTGACGACCGCCGAGCGCGCCACGGTCGTCGAGACCGTCGTCGACGCGACCGAGCTCCCGGTGCTCGCGGGCACCGGTCGGGAAGCGCTCGAGCCGACCGTCGAGACGACCGCGCTCGCCGCGGAGGCGGGCGCCGACGCGGCGCTGGTCGTGACGCCCTCTTACTACGGCGCGGACAACGCGGACCTCGCGGCCTACTACCGCGCGCTCGCGGACCGCTCGCCGCTCCCGATCTACCTCTACAGCGTCCCGAAGTTCACGGGACGCGCCCTCGCGCCCGAGTTCGTCGCGGAGCTCGCGAGCCACGAGGACGTCGCCGGCATCAAGGATTCCAGCGGGAGCCTCGGTTCGGTCCAGCGGCTGGTCGACCACACCGACGACGACTTCGATGTGCTGGTCGGCAGCGGCAGCGTCTACGCGGCCGGGATCACGGCGGGGGCCGACGGCGGCGTGCTGGCGGTCGCGAACGTCGTCCCCGAGCGTGCGAGTGCGGTCTTCGGACTCGCCAGTGCGGGCCGCACCGACACGGCCCGCGAGCGAAACGCGGCGTTCGTCGAGCTCAACCACGCCGTCACCGCCCGGTTCGGCGTTCCGGGCGTCAAGGCCGCCCTCGCGATGCGGGACCAGTCCGTCGGCCGCCCGCGGCGTCCGCTCCGCCCGCTCGAGCGCGAGGACGAGGCCGTCCTCGAGTCGATCCTCGAGCGAACCCTCGGGGAGTAA
- the thiD gene encoding bifunctional hydroxymethylpyrimidine kinase/phosphomethylpyrimidine kinase — protein MRTPAPETRPVALTIAGSDSGGGAGIQADLATMTAHGVFGTSVITAVTAQHTRGVESSFVLPREEVAAQLDAVTGDFAVGAAKTGMLATTEIVRLVADRAPEFDFPLVVDPVMVATSGDRLLEPEAEQAYEDLLGEATLATPNADEAEVLSGVEVVDADSAREAGEAILETGVDAVLVKGGHVPGETVRDRLVTESGVETFEHPRIGTQATHGSGCTLAAAIAARLAGGEPLESAVEDATDVLARAVRYYSDVGEGHGAVNHAVELRNAAAREPTAEAVRTVVADLVDRDVSRLVPEVGMNVVGATPYAESVAETAAVEGRITRTLDGVRPNRGVQFGASTHLAAVLLAARESAPELRFAVNCRLDGAIEDALAELDWTVAENGLDEDVFADSEAPPVAVIDRADVGQEATVKLVAEDAETLAERTLELCDRLE, from the coding sequence ATGAGAACCCCAGCACCCGAGACGCGGCCGGTCGCGCTGACGATCGCGGGCAGCGACTCCGGCGGCGGCGCCGGGATCCAGGCCGACCTCGCGACGATGACCGCCCACGGCGTCTTCGGGACGTCTGTGATCACCGCCGTCACCGCCCAGCACACCCGCGGGGTCGAGTCCTCGTTCGTCCTGCCCCGCGAGGAGGTCGCGGCCCAGCTCGACGCGGTCACCGGCGACTTCGCGGTCGGCGCGGCGAAGACGGGGATGCTCGCGACCACCGAGATCGTCCGCCTGGTCGCCGACCGTGCCCCCGAGTTCGACTTTCCACTGGTCGTCGACCCCGTGATGGTCGCGACCTCCGGGGATCGCCTGCTCGAACCCGAGGCCGAGCAGGCCTACGAGGACCTCCTCGGGGAGGCGACGCTCGCGACGCCCAACGCCGACGAGGCCGAGGTGCTGTCGGGCGTGGAGGTCGTCGACGCCGACAGCGCCCGGGAGGCCGGCGAGGCGATCCTCGAGACGGGCGTCGACGCCGTCCTCGTGAAGGGGGGCCACGTCCCCGGCGAGACGGTCCGGGATCGGCTCGTCACCGAAAGCGGGGTCGAGACGTTCGAGCACCCGCGGATCGGTACCCAGGCGACCCACGGCTCGGGCTGTACGCTGGCCGCGGCGATCGCCGCTCGCCTGGCCGGTGGCGAGCCCCTCGAGTCGGCCGTCGAGGACGCGACCGACGTCCTCGCGCGGGCGGTCCGGTACTACTCCGACGTCGGCGAGGGCCACGGCGCGGTCAACCACGCCGTCGAACTGCGAAACGCGGCGGCCCGCGAGCCGACCGCGGAGGCGGTCCGGACCGTCGTCGCCGACCTCGTCGATCGGGACGTCTCGCGGCTCGTCCCCGAGGTCGGGATGAACGTCGTCGGGGCGACCCCCTACGCCGAGTCGGTCGCCGAGACGGCCGCCGTCGAGGGTCGGATCACGCGCACGCTCGACGGCGTCCGGCCGAATCGCGGGGTTCAGTTCGGCGCCTCGACCCATCTCGCCGCCGTCCTGCTTGCAGCCCGCGAGTCCGCGCCGGAGCTGCGGTTCGCGGTGAACTGCCGGCTCGACGGGGCGATCGAGGACGCGCTCGCGGAACTGGACTGGACCGTCGCCGAGAACGGGTTGGACGAGGACGTCTTCGCCGACAGCGAGGCACCCCCCGTTGCGGTGATCGACCGCGCCGACGTCGGGCAGGAGGCGACGGTGAAGCTCGTCGCCGAAGACGCCGAGACGCTGGCCGAGCGAACCCTCGAGCTCTGCGACCGGCTCGAGTGA